A single genomic interval of Juglans regia cultivar Chandler chromosome 1, Walnut 2.0, whole genome shotgun sequence harbors:
- the LOC108988202 gene encoding uncharacterized protein LOC108988202 isoform X2, which translates to MRGSVSISDLVCPKPRRVGVLANNPVRPLRWHMSHQAEVCDSKAGAELLDIILMKEGRGPEQSPTHFASSPPYFVGSPPSRSANPLIQDARFGDEKITPISPLSITSPSGVSSPSSSSRKGGCARMKFGLKPATVRVEGFDCLNRDRQNSSIPAVA; encoded by the exons ATGAGGGGCTCTGTTTCGATCTCTGATCTTGTCTGCCCAAAGCCTAGGCGTGTTGGGGTTTTGGCTAATAATCCTGTGAGGCCCTTGAGATGGCACatgag TCATCAAGCAGAAGTTTGTGATTCGAAGGCCGGAGCAGAGCTTCTTGATATCATTCTCATGAAG GAGGGTCGTGGGCCAGAGCAATCTCCAACCCATTTTGCCTCGTCAccgccatattttgttgggtcTCCTCCAAGCAGATCCGCCAACCCATTAATCCAAGATGCTCGATTTGGAGATGAAAAGATAACTCCTATTTCACCATTGTCAATAACATCTCCTTCCGGGGTTTCATCTCCATCATCATCTTCGCGCAAAGGAGGGTGTGCTAGAATGAAGTTTGGACTGAAACCAGCCACAGTTAGAGTAGAAGGTTTTGATTGCCTTAACAGGGATCGCCAAAATTCCAGCATCCCTGCTGTCGCATAG
- the LOC108988202 gene encoding uncharacterized protein LOC108988202 isoform X1, with protein MNHFNLQQNAFAVGSEEMRGSVSISDLVCPKPRRVGVLANNPVRPLRWHMSHQAEVCDSKAGAELLDIILMKEGRGPEQSPTHFASSPPYFVGSPPSRSANPLIQDARFGDEKITPISPLSITSPSGVSSPSSSSRKGGCARMKFGLKPATVRVEGFDCLNRDRQNSSIPAVA; from the exons ATGAATCACTTTAACCTTCAGCAGAACGCCTTTGCAGTTGGCAGTGAAGAGATGAGGGGCTCTGTTTCGATCTCTGATCTTGTCTGCCCAAAGCCTAGGCGTGTTGGGGTTTTGGCTAATAATCCTGTGAGGCCCTTGAGATGGCACatgag TCATCAAGCAGAAGTTTGTGATTCGAAGGCCGGAGCAGAGCTTCTTGATATCATTCTCATGAAG GAGGGTCGTGGGCCAGAGCAATCTCCAACCCATTTTGCCTCGTCAccgccatattttgttgggtcTCCTCCAAGCAGATCCGCCAACCCATTAATCCAAGATGCTCGATTTGGAGATGAAAAGATAACTCCTATTTCACCATTGTCAATAACATCTCCTTCCGGGGTTTCATCTCCATCATCATCTTCGCGCAAAGGAGGGTGTGCTAGAATGAAGTTTGGACTGAAACCAGCCACAGTTAGAGTAGAAGGTTTTGATTGCCTTAACAGGGATCGCCAAAATTCCAGCATCCCTGCTGTCGCATAG